TCCCTATCTTCGGGAGAACTTCCGGGCCGGCATCCACGAGGTCACGGCGGGGGTCGACACCGGAGTCTTCCGGCCGGTGCCGCCCGCCGCGAGGGAGAGGCTGGGGCTCCTCGGCGACGACCGCGTGGTCCTGTTCGCCGGGAGGCTCGTCCCCCTCAAGAACCTCCCCCTCCTCGCGGAGGCGTTCGCGGGAATCCGCGAGAGGGTGGCGGGCGCCCGGCTCGTCGTGGCCGGGGACGGGCCGTCACGCTCCGAGTTCGTCCGACGGTGCGCCCGGGCCGGGCTCCGCGCCGATGGCATCCGCCCCGACGTCGTCATCGCGGGCGAGGTCCCTCACGACGCGATGGCGGAGATCTACGCCGCGGCCGATCTCGTCGTCCTGACGAGCCTCGACGAATCGTTCTCCCTCGTCGCCCTGGAGGCGATGGCGTGCGGCCGCGCCGTGCTCGTCCCGGCGGCCGTGTATCTCCCCAGGCTCGTGGAAGATCGCGTGACAGGCCGACTCTACCCCAGGGGCGAGCGCCAGCCGTTCGTCGACGCCGCCGTCCAGATGCTGGGGGATCCCGCGGAGCGCCAGCGCCTCGGAGCGGCCGCGCGCGACGCCGCGATGCGCCGGCACTCGTGGGACGCCGTCGCCCGGGAGTTCATGAAGCTCTACGAAGGGATGGCGCCGGCTTGACCCCCGGCGTGCGTCGCGCGGTGGCCGCCGGCACGGTCACACTCCTGTCCGCGCGCCTCGTCGTCGCCGGGCTGGCGATGATCTTCATCGCCGTCAGCACGCGGCTCCTCTCGCTCCGCGAGATGGCGGTCTTCGCCGTCTACAGCTCGCTCTGCGTCACTCAGTCGATGATCTGCTCGCTCGGGCTGCTGACCATGTGCACACGTGAGCTCCCGGCCCTGATGGGCCAGCAGGATCTGGACGGCGCGTCGCGCCTGCTCCGGACCTCGCTCCTCATCAACGCGTCCGTGTCCGCGGTCGTCGCGGTGATTCTCTTCGCGGCCTCCCGCCCGATCAGCCTTCTCTTCCTGAAGGACGACGCCTTCGTGCCGGAGATCCGCATCGTCGCCGCGGGGGTCTTCCTCTGGAACATCTTCGAGGCCAACCAGGTGCTGCAGGTCGCCCTCCAGCGGTTCCGGACCTACGGAAGGGCGAACGTGCTCTGCGCGATCGCGCAGCGCGGAGCTTCCCTGGCGCTCTTCTTCCTGATGGCTCCTTCCGGGAGGGGGCTCGCCGGATACCTTCTCGGGTACGCCGCGGGGACGCTCGCCGGCATCGCGGTCACGTTCGCGTCGATCCGCGATCTCCTCGCCCGCCCGAGCGGCCGGCAGTCGATCGGCCCCCTGCTCCGCTACTCCGTCCCGTTCTACGCCGACGGGTACCTCAGGTACCTCTACACCCAGGCCGATCAGCTTCTGGTCGGCGTCTTCCTGTCGCCCGAGGTCTTCTCGCTGTACTTCGTGGCGAAGCGCTTCATCCAGTACTACCAGCAGATGATCGCCTCGTCGATCGACCCGGTCCTCGCGAAGGTGGCCGAGCTTCGATCCCGAGGGGGGGAGGCCGTCTCGCGCTCGCTCCGGGCCGCGTCCCGCTACTTCATCCTGGTCTTCCTGCCGTTTTCCGTGGCGTCGGCGGCCCTCAGCGGATTCTACCTGCAGCTCGCCGGCGGAGATCGGTATCGACCGGCGACGCTCGTCCTCGCGCTGCTGTCGCTCTCCGTCGCCCCTTACGCGGCCTTCAATCTCGTCACCGGGTACGTGTACGTCCTGGGGGCGCCCCTCGACAGGCTGAAGCACAATCTGGTCGCGGGGCTCACCCAGCTGGCGATCATGACCTCGCTCCTCGGCGCGGGCGCGGCGGCGGGGGCGCCGCCCATCACCGCGGCGGCGGCGATCGCGGTGGCGAGGGTCGTCTCGCTCCTCGTCGGGCTCGCGTACGCTCACCGCCAGCTCTCGCGGTACCTCGCGCCGGCCTACGACGTCGAGGCGCTGGCGCCCACCTTCGCCGGGTCGGCCGTTCTCGCGGCGGCAATCCTCGTCCCACGGGTCTTCGGCGCGCCGATTTTCTCCGCGCCGATCGGCGCCGCGGTGGGCGCGGGGCTCTTCATCCTGATCGTCAGGCCCGCGGTTCGAGACGACGATCTGGCCCTTCTCGGAGACCTCCTCCGCGGGCGCTTTCGTCCCGCCGAGCGGCTCGCGCGCCGGGTGTTCCGCCGGCCCGCCGCGGGATGACACGCCTGTAACCTCCTGGCATGCGGGTTGAATGAGTTCTCCCATTACGCAGGGGATTCGTCACGCTCCCGGGAAGCGCACGCGACACCTCGCGCCGCCTGGATAACGACGATGACCGTTTGGATATCGGTGGGGGATCTGCCCGCTTCAACGCTTCCGGGTTGGAAGTTACATCTCTCGGGACAGACGTGGCTTGAAACCTAGCGCTGCGCGGGCTCCTGGCCAATATTCATCTCCCGTTCTCGCCCTGTGGGGGTATGATCTTGGGGCCGCGGCCTGCGGCAAGTCACCGCGGGGCCGGGGCGAATTGAACCGGGTGTCAGGAGGTATCGTGGACCTGCTTTCCATGCACCGACGCGTGATCGGGCTGACCTTGGGTTTCATCGCAACGGCTTTCGTCTCGGGAGGAAACGCTCTGGCGATCGAGGCGACGCTCATGGACGACGCGCACGTCTCGTCCGCGTCCCCGACCGGGCACTTCGGCGCGAAGACCTCCGTCCTCGTGTCGCAGAGCCCAGCCGCGACCTCCTTCCTCAAGTTCGATCTCTC
This sequence is a window from Acidobacteriota bacterium. Protein-coding genes within it:
- a CDS encoding oligosaccharide flippase family protein → MTPGVRRAVAAGTVTLLSARLVVAGLAMIFIAVSTRLLSLREMAVFAVYSSLCVTQSMICSLGLLTMCTRELPALMGQQDLDGASRLLRTSLLINASVSAVVAVILFAASRPISLLFLKDDAFVPEIRIVAAGVFLWNIFEANQVLQVALQRFRTYGRANVLCAIAQRGASLALFFLMAPSGRGLAGYLLGYAAGTLAGIAVTFASIRDLLARPSGRQSIGPLLRYSVPFYADGYLRYLYTQADQLLVGVFLSPEVFSLYFVAKRFIQYYQQMIASSIDPVLAKVAELRSRGGEAVSRSLRAASRYFILVFLPFSVASAALSGFYLQLAGGDRYRPATLVLALLSLSVAPYAAFNLVTGYVYVLGAPLDRLKHNLVAGLTQLAIMTSLLGAGAAAGAPPITAAAAIAVARVVSLLVGLAYAHRQLSRYLAPAYDVEALAPTFAGSAVLAAAILVPRVFGAPIFSAPIGAAVGAGLFILIVRPAVRDDDLALLGDLLRGRFRPAERLARRVFRRPAAG
- a CDS encoding glycosyltransferase family 4 protein encodes the protein MRVTLVNRLAAIHRGGGEIYDLSLARALRSAGAELEIITGTPALSPTPAPIEGIPTRYARTPYLRSTAHRLGNAGWRLLDLDLRWFERAAFRLIRAGLPRPDVVHVTGLARLAHRLESELFIPSLVLFPGPPSLTHRALIGRCRHVAGVGAVAPYLRENFRAGIHEVTAGVDTGVFRPVPPAARERLGLLGDDRVVLFAGRLVPLKNLPLLAEAFAGIRERVAGARLVVAGDGPSRSEFVRRCARAGLRADGIRPDVVIAGEVPHDAMAEIYAAADLVVLTSLDESFSLVALEAMACGRAVLVPAAVYLPRLVEDRVTGRLYPRGERQPFVDAAVQMLGDPAERQRLGAAARDAAMRRHSWDAVAREFMKLYEGMAPA